A DNA window from Rhinolophus sinicus isolate RSC01 linkage group LG10, ASM3656204v1, whole genome shotgun sequence contains the following coding sequences:
- the CAMP gene encoding cathelicidin antimicrobial peptide — protein METQGGSPSLRRWSLLLLLLGLAMPPATAQTLTYREAVLRAVDGFNQRSSEASLYRLLELDQQPDGDENPNIPKLVSFTVKETVCPRRPRGTRQLTEQCDFKENGLVKQCVGTVTLDQVDGYFDIRCEELQNVKIGGRLRELIRNGGRKIGQGIENIGKRIKDFFSNVEPGEGSS, from the exons ATGGAGACCCAGGGCGGCAGCCCCTCCTTGAGGCGGTGGTCACTGTTGCTACTGCTGCTGGGCCTGGCCATGCCTCCAGCCACTGCCCAGACCCTCACCTACAGAGAGGCCGTGCTCCGTGCCGTGGATGGCTTCAACCAGCGGTCCTCAGAAGCTAGTCTCTACCGCCTCCTGGAGCTAGACCAGCAGCCTGACGGA GATGAGAACCCAAACATCCCGAAGCTTGTGAGCTTCACGGTGAAGGAGACTGTGTGTCCCAGGAGGCCGCGGGGGACACGGCAGCTAACGGAGCAGTGTGACTTCAAGGAGAATGGG CTGGTGAAACAGTGTGTGGGGACAGTCACTCTGGACCAGGTCGATGGCTACTTTGACATTCGCTGTGAGGAG CTCCAGAACGTCAAAATCGGCGGCCGGCTTCGCGAACTCATACGGAACGGTGGGCGGAAGATTGGCCAAGGGATTGAAAACATTGGCAAGAgaatcaaagattttttttcaaatgttgagcCCGGGGAAGGGTCCTCCTAA